From the genome of Naumannella halotolerans, one region includes:
- the gltB gene encoding glutamate synthase large subunit has product MPDSLPVSQGLYDPRFEHDACGVAFVASLSGVPEHKIVAQGLEALRNLDHRGATGADEAAGDGAGILLQVPDAFFRAVCDFDLPAAGEYAVGMAYLPKDEGQREVAREKINEIAENEGLQVLGWRAVPVRTDTLSPISLAPMPHFEHLLVTAAPGADGVRPSGVALDRLAFCLRRRAHNEAGTFFASLSSRTVVYKGMLTTDQLGEVFPELSDERMASALALVHSRFSTNTFPAWELAHPYRMIAHNGEINTVRGNRNWMRAREELLASDLIPGDLERLFPIVNPDSSDSASFDQVLELLHLGGRSLPHAVLMMIPEAWENNETLPPKLREFYEFHACLMEPWDGPANVCFTDGTQIGAVLDRNGLRPGRYWVTTDGLVVLASEAGVLDIAPERIESKGRLQPGQMFLVDLAEHRIVPNDEIKQTLADEAPYGEWVTAGRLTLGDLPDREHIVHGHASVTRRQQTFGYTEEELRLIVAPMANSGAEPLGSMGTDTPIAALSERPRMIFDYFTQMFAQVTNPPLDAIREELVTSLAGTIGPEHNLLDPSPASCRQLVIPFPVLDNDELTKIRHINLDGDLPGYEVHVVRGLYSVHGGPDSLQRSLDAYCQQVSDAIAGGARTIVLSDRHSNAIKAPIPSLLLTAAIHHHLVREKTRTKVGLVVEAGDVREVHHVALLIGYGASAVNPYLAFESAEDLARNGRYVNVTPTQAVQNVRKALGKGVLKVMSKIGVSTIASYTGAQLFEAYGLSKEMINTYFTGTTSKMGGIGLVEIAKEIRARHVTAYPVDGIPLAHRELETGGEYQWRREGEPHLFDPETVFRLQHASRTGRYDIFKSYTARVDDQSKRLMTLRGLLDFAPDREPVDIEQVESVEEIVKRFSTGAMSYGSISAEAHETLAVAMNMLGGKSNTGEGGEDPERLRDPERCSKIKQVASGRFGVTSDYLVHAEDIQIKMAQGAKPGEGGQLPGSKVYPWVATTRHSTPGVGLISPPPHHDIYSIEDLKQLIHDLKNANPAARIHVKLVAEAGVGTVAAGVSKSKADVVLISGHDGGTGAAPLTSLKHAGGPWELGLAEAQQTLLMNGLRDRIVVQVDGQMKTGRDVIVAALLGAEEYGFATAPLVVEGCILMRVCHLDTCPVGIATQNPTLRKKFTGKAEHVVNFFRFIAQEVRELLAQLGFRSLDEAIGQVQILQTKNAVDHWKAHGLDLTPILYRPQLPEGTPLRSVRGQDHGLDVALDAELIKLASPALERGEPVRAEIEVRNVNRTVGTMLGSALTKATDGRGLPENTIDLTLRGSGGQSFGAFLPAGVTLRLVGDSNDYVGKGLSGGRITVRPDSDSAFVAEQQIIAGNVIGYGATSGEIFLRGQVGERFCVRNSGAVAVVEGIGDHGCEYMTGGEVLIIGPTGRNFAAGMSGGFAYVLDLDRALLNTELVDPLPIEADDLARIRELLVRHLEETGSAVAETLLAADADELSRRFTKVLPRGYARVLAARESAQAEGLDEQATTTKMMEAANG; this is encoded by the coding sequence ATGCCGGACTCGCTGCCGGTATCGCAGGGTCTGTACGACCCGCGGTTCGAGCATGATGCCTGTGGGGTGGCCTTCGTCGCCTCGCTCTCGGGCGTTCCCGAGCACAAGATCGTCGCCCAGGGTCTGGAGGCCCTGCGCAACCTCGACCACCGAGGTGCCACCGGTGCCGATGAGGCAGCCGGTGACGGTGCAGGCATCCTGCTGCAGGTACCCGACGCCTTCTTCCGTGCCGTCTGCGACTTCGACCTGCCCGCCGCCGGGGAGTACGCGGTCGGCATGGCCTACCTGCCGAAGGACGAGGGCCAGCGCGAGGTCGCCCGGGAGAAGATCAACGAGATCGCCGAGAACGAGGGGCTGCAGGTCCTCGGCTGGCGGGCCGTACCGGTGCGTACCGACACCCTGAGCCCGATCAGCCTCGCACCGATGCCGCATTTCGAGCATCTGCTGGTGACCGCCGCTCCCGGGGCCGACGGTGTCCGTCCGTCCGGGGTCGCCCTGGACCGGTTGGCCTTCTGCCTGCGTCGTCGGGCGCACAACGAGGCCGGTACGTTCTTCGCCTCGCTCTCCTCTCGAACCGTCGTCTACAAGGGCATGTTGACCACCGACCAGCTCGGCGAGGTCTTCCCCGAGTTGTCCGACGAGCGGATGGCCAGTGCCCTGGCCCTGGTCCACTCACGGTTCTCCACCAACACCTTCCCGGCCTGGGAACTTGCGCATCCGTACCGGATGATCGCCCACAACGGCGAGATCAACACCGTTCGGGGCAACCGGAACTGGATGCGGGCCCGGGAGGAACTGCTGGCCTCCGACCTGATCCCCGGTGACCTGGAACGGCTGTTCCCGATCGTCAACCCCGACAGCTCGGACTCGGCATCCTTCGACCAGGTGCTGGAACTGCTGCACCTGGGCGGCCGGTCGCTGCCGCATGCGGTGCTGATGATGATCCCCGAGGCCTGGGAGAACAACGAGACGCTGCCGCCGAAGCTGCGCGAGTTCTACGAGTTCCACGCCTGCCTGATGGAGCCCTGGGACGGCCCGGCGAACGTCTGCTTCACCGACGGCACCCAGATCGGCGCCGTGCTGGACCGCAACGGCCTGCGCCCGGGCCGCTACTGGGTCACCACCGACGGGCTGGTCGTGCTGGCCTCCGAGGCCGGGGTGCTCGACATCGCGCCGGAACGGATCGAGTCCAAGGGGCGGTTGCAGCCCGGGCAGATGTTCCTGGTCGATCTGGCTGAGCACCGGATCGTCCCCAATGACGAGATCAAGCAGACCCTGGCCGACGAGGCGCCCTACGGTGAGTGGGTCACCGCCGGCCGGCTGACCCTCGGTGACCTGCCCGACCGGGAGCACATCGTGCACGGTCACGCCTCGGTCACCCGGCGGCAGCAGACCTTCGGCTACACCGAGGAGGAACTGCGGCTGATCGTCGCCCCGATGGCCAACAGCGGTGCCGAGCCGCTCGGGTCGATGGGCACCGACACCCCGATCGCCGCGCTCAGCGAGCGCCCGCGGATGATCTTCGACTACTTCACCCAGATGTTCGCCCAGGTGACCAACCCGCCGCTGGACGCCATCCGGGAGGAACTGGTCACCTCGCTGGCCGGCACCATCGGCCCCGAGCACAACCTGCTCGATCCCAGCCCGGCCTCGTGTCGGCAGCTGGTGATCCCGTTCCCGGTGCTCGACAACGACGAGCTGACCAAGATCAGGCACATCAACCTCGACGGCGACCTGCCCGGGTACGAGGTGCACGTGGTCCGCGGCCTGTACTCGGTGCACGGCGGACCTGACTCGCTGCAGCGGTCGCTGGACGCCTACTGCCAGCAGGTCAGCGATGCGATCGCCGGCGGGGCCCGGACGATCGTGCTCTCCGACCGGCACTCGAACGCGATCAAGGCGCCGATCCCGTCGCTGCTGCTGACCGCGGCCATCCACCACCACCTGGTGCGGGAGAAGACCCGGACCAAGGTCGGACTGGTGGTCGAGGCCGGTGACGTCCGCGAGGTGCATCATGTGGCACTGCTGATCGGCTACGGCGCCTCGGCGGTCAACCCGTACCTGGCCTTCGAATCGGCCGAGGACCTTGCCCGCAACGGTCGCTACGTGAACGTCACCCCCACCCAGGCGGTGCAGAACGTCCGCAAGGCACTCGGCAAGGGGGTGCTGAAGGTGATGAGCAAGATCGGCGTCTCCACCATCGCTTCCTACACCGGTGCGCAGTTGTTCGAGGCCTACGGCCTGAGCAAGGAGATGATCAACACCTACTTCACCGGCACCACCTCCAAGATGGGTGGCATCGGTCTGGTCGAGATCGCCAAGGAGATCCGTGCCCGGCACGTGACCGCCTACCCGGTCGACGGCATCCCGCTGGCCCACCGGGAACTGGAGACCGGTGGTGAGTACCAGTGGCGCCGCGAGGGTGAGCCGCACCTGTTCGACCCCGAGACGGTCTTCCGACTGCAGCACGCCTCGCGTACCGGTCGCTACGACATCTTCAAGTCCTACACCGCGCGGGTCGACGACCAGTCGAAGCGGCTGATGACATTGCGCGGGTTGTTGGACTTCGCCCCCGACCGGGAGCCGGTGGACATCGAGCAGGTCGAGTCGGTCGAGGAGATCGTGAAGCGGTTCTCCACCGGTGCGATGTCCTACGGTTCGATCAGTGCCGAGGCGCACGAGACCCTGGCCGTGGCGATGAACATGCTCGGCGGGAAGTCGAACACCGGTGAGGGTGGTGAGGACCCCGAGCGGCTGCGCGACCCGGAACGCTGCTCCAAGATCAAGCAGGTCGCCTCCGGGCGCTTCGGTGTGACCTCGGACTACCTGGTCCACGCCGAGGACATCCAGATCAAGATGGCCCAGGGGGCCAAGCCCGGTGAGGGTGGTCAGCTGCCGGGGTCGAAGGTCTACCCGTGGGTGGCCACGACCCGTCACTCGACCCCCGGGGTCGGGCTGATCTCGCCGCCGCCGCATCATGACATCTACTCGATCGAGGATCTGAAGCAACTGATCCACGACCTGAAGAACGCCAACCCGGCGGCCCGGATCCACGTGAAGCTGGTCGCCGAGGCCGGTGTGGGTACGGTCGCTGCGGGCGTCTCGAAGTCGAAGGCCGATGTGGTGCTGATCTCCGGTCACGACGGAGGTACGGGGGCGGCGCCGCTGACCTCGCTGAAACATGCCGGCGGACCCTGGGAGCTCGGCCTGGCCGAGGCCCAGCAGACCTTGTTGATGAACGGTCTGCGGGACCGGATCGTGGTCCAGGTCGACGGGCAGATGAAGACCGGTCGGGACGTGATCGTCGCCGCCTTGTTGGGTGCGGAGGAGTACGGCTTCGCCACCGCCCCGCTGGTGGTCGAGGGCTGCATCCTGATGCGGGTCTGCCACCTCGACACCTGTCCGGTCGGCATCGCCACACAGAACCCGACGCTGCGCAAGAAGTTCACCGGCAAGGCCGAGCATGTGGTCAACTTCTTCCGTTTCATCGCCCAGGAGGTGCGCGAACTACTTGCCCAGCTGGGATTCCGCAGCCTGGACGAGGCGATCGGCCAGGTGCAGATCCTGCAGACGAAGAACGCCGTCGACCACTGGAAGGCCCACGGCCTCGACCTGACCCCGATCCTGTACCGCCCACAGCTGCCCGAAGGCACCCCGTTGCGCTCGGTCCGCGGCCAGGACCACGGTCTGGACGTCGCCCTGGACGCGGAGTTGATCAAGCTCGCCTCGCCCGCACTGGAACGTGGCGAGCCGGTCCGCGCCGAGATCGAGGTGCGGAACGTGAACCGGACCGTCGGCACCATGTTGGGCAGTGCGTTGACCAAGGCCACCGACGGCCGGGGGCTGCCGGAGAACACGATCGACCTCACCCTGCGCGGTTCGGGCGGTCAGAGCTTCGGTGCCTTCCTGCCAGCCGGGGTCACCCTGCGTTTGGTGGGTGACTCCAACGACTACGTCGGCAAGGGCCTGTCCGGTGGACGGATCACCGTGCGTCCCGACTCCGATTCCGCCTTCGTCGCCGAGCAGCAGATCATCGCCGGCAATGTGATCGGCTACGGCGCGACCAGTGGCGAGATCTTCCTCCGCGGCCAGGTGGGGGAGCGATTCTGTGTGCGCAACTCCGGCGCCGTGGCCGTGGTCGAGGGCATCGGTGATCATGGTTGTGAGTACATGACCGGTGGTGAGGTGTTGATCATCGGTCCCACCGGCCGGAACTTCGCTGCCGGTATGTCCGGAGGCTTCGCCTATGTCCTCGACCTCGATCGGGCACTGCTGAACACCGAGCTGGTGGATCCGCTACCGATCGAGGCCGATGATCTGGCCCGGATCCGCGAGCTGCTGGTCCGGCATCTGGAGGAGACGGGTTCGGCAGTCGCCGAGACCCTGCTCGCCGCCGATGCCGATGAGCTGTCCCGGCGCTTCACCAAGGTGCTGCCGCGGGGCTACGCCCGGGTCCTGGCGGCGCGGGAATCCGCACAGGCCGAGGGTCTGGACGAGCAGGCGACCACGACGAAGATGATGGAGGCAGCAAATGGGTGA
- a CDS encoding CPBP family glutamic-type intramembrane protease, giving the protein MTRRPPLLLATLIFCLATALAAIPLWWWQPLTPEIAAAWPFASGAPLVGALAVLVTARQAGWSLPIDLAVPRTGQIGRRLVVGALVGFAVVISIIQVRIFFDWDPMPAQMSLLPLPLGVVSLITLVAVIAQEIGFRGVLQPILAERFDDRAAVVGVGVVWAAWALPGVAVIGPLQVLLLVVTQIALSALILRLGKGLRSGRTVVAIGFRWVLAMGLLVAGDEEAGVIAGMAIVAGVSVAIALVAPFVPNWARRAALGHSVV; this is encoded by the coding sequence ATGACCCGCCGGCCGCCACTGCTGCTGGCGACGCTGATCTTCTGCCTCGCCACGGCACTGGCAGCCATCCCGTTGTGGTGGTGGCAACCACTCACCCCGGAGATCGCCGCGGCCTGGCCGTTCGCCTCCGGAGCACCCCTGGTCGGTGCGCTGGCCGTGCTGGTCACCGCCCGCCAGGCCGGCTGGTCGCTGCCGATCGACCTCGCCGTACCGCGTACCGGGCAGATCGGGCGCCGGCTGGTCGTCGGGGCGCTGGTCGGTTTCGCCGTGGTGATCAGCATCATCCAGGTCCGGATCTTCTTCGACTGGGACCCGATGCCGGCGCAGATGAGTCTGTTGCCACTCCCACTGGGGGTTGTGTCCTTGATCACGTTGGTGGCGGTGATCGCCCAGGAGATCGGATTCCGCGGAGTGCTCCAGCCGATCCTCGCCGAGCGATTCGACGATCGGGCCGCGGTGGTCGGCGTGGGGGTCGTCTGGGCAGCCTGGGCGCTGCCCGGGGTGGCCGTCATCGGGCCACTGCAGGTGCTGCTGCTGGTGGTCACCCAGATCGCGCTGTCGGCGCTGATCCTGCGGTTGGGCAAGGGTTTGCGCTCGGGTCGGACCGTGGTCGCGATCGGCTTCCGCTGGGTACTGGCCATGGGTCTGCTGGTCGCCGGTGACGAGGAGGCGGGGGTGATCGCGGGGATGGCGATCGTCGCCGGGGTCAGCGTGGCCATCGCCTTGGTGGCCCCCTTCGTCCCGAATTGGGCGCGACGTGCAGCACTGGGTCACTCGGTGGTCTAG
- the lgt gene encoding prolipoprotein diacylglyceryl transferase — protein MLTFIPSPETGVWHLGPVPIRAYAICILIGIAVAYWISVRRWRARGGDSETLETILLWAIPFGFVGARLYHVITDYQLYFGPGREPIRALYVWEGGLGIWGAVALGALGAWIGCRRTGVRFLAVADTIAPGLLIAQAIGRLGNWFNQELFGRPTDLPWGLLIDPQYRPNGYEQYATFHPTFLYELLWNLLIAGLLLWADRRFRLGHGKVFALYVALYSLGRFFVEYVRIDTVNEIAGLRLNNYTSAIAFIAGLLWFAWLVRNRPGREESVRRSDSQADDSSTEQADPDSEQAQSQQVQSEQARSEESEEAGPSDPDVDAAPETPTAEAAPPDGSETTEPAETGQDPRPDGESSDGAASPKKAPGR, from the coding sequence GTGCTGACCTTCATCCCCAGTCCCGAAACCGGGGTCTGGCACCTCGGTCCGGTGCCGATCCGGGCCTATGCGATCTGCATCCTGATCGGCATCGCGGTCGCGTACTGGATCAGCGTCCGCCGCTGGCGGGCACGCGGCGGCGACTCCGAGACCCTGGAGACGATCCTGCTCTGGGCGATCCCGTTCGGCTTCGTCGGCGCCCGGCTGTACCACGTCATCACCGACTACCAGCTCTACTTCGGTCCCGGCCGTGAACCGATCCGGGCGCTGTACGTCTGGGAGGGCGGCCTGGGCATCTGGGGCGCGGTCGCCCTGGGGGCGCTGGGCGCCTGGATCGGCTGTCGTCGTACCGGGGTGCGGTTCCTTGCCGTCGCCGACACGATCGCGCCGGGACTGCTGATCGCCCAGGCGATCGGCCGGCTCGGCAACTGGTTCAACCAGGAACTCTTCGGACGGCCGACCGACCTGCCCTGGGGCCTGCTGATCGATCCGCAGTACCGCCCGAACGGGTACGAGCAGTACGCCACCTTCCACCCGACCTTCCTCTACGAACTGCTCTGGAACCTGCTCATCGCAGGCCTCCTGCTGTGGGCCGATCGCCGCTTCCGGCTCGGCCACGGCAAGGTCTTCGCCCTCTACGTGGCGCTGTACAGCCTTGGCCGGTTCTTCGTCGAGTACGTGCGGATCGACACGGTGAACGAGATCGCCGGGTTGCGGTTGAACAACTACACCTCCGCGATCGCCTTCATCGCCGGTCTGCTCTGGTTCGCCTGGCTGGTCCGCAACCGACCCGGGCGCGAGGAGAGTGTGCGCCGATCGGACAGCCAGGCCGACGACAGCTCCACCGAGCAGGCCGACCCCGATTCCGAGCAGGCCCAGTCCCAGCAGGTCCAGTCCGAGCAGGCCCGGTCCGAGGAATCCGAGGAAGCTGGCCCGTCCGATCCGGACGTCGATGCTGCGCCCGAGACGCCGACCGCCGAAGCCGCTCCACCGGACGGGTCCGAGACGACCGAGCCCGCCGAGACCGGGCAGGACCCCCGCCCGGACGGTGAATCCTCCGACGGTGCGGCATCGCCGAAGAAGGCGCCCGGACGATGA
- a CDS encoding DsbA family protein, with protein MSDKSRQTKQLKRNQTPKTGSSSARERARAEAALAARKKRDRNIIIGIAVAVVLIVGGSIGGYLAYQQFGGPSVNTEVAGSEQVIGELSGADPIVYGDEAAPNTMDVYLDFSCPHCKAFEEEQASTVQELIDSGEYKVAYHPLSFMVRPGASVNAANAFACSAQRGFGQAYMAQLFANQGLNWSDNQLVSLAEQVGGDAAGDVSGCITRKQNGDWVDAVNNAEKPADFTGTPALYVGGTQVEWFEGQTPEQFTEAVRTATAA; from the coding sequence ATGAGCGACAAGAGCCGACAGACCAAGCAGCTCAAGCGGAACCAGACGCCGAAGACCGGTTCGTCCAGCGCCCGCGAGCGAGCCAGGGCCGAGGCGGCCCTGGCCGCCCGGAAGAAGCGTGACCGCAACATCATCATCGGCATCGCCGTGGCCGTCGTGCTGATCGTCGGCGGCAGCATCGGCGGCTATCTGGCCTACCAGCAGTTCGGTGGTCCCAGTGTGAACACCGAGGTCGCCGGCTCCGAACAGGTGATCGGTGAGTTGTCCGGCGCCGACCCGATCGTCTACGGCGACGAGGCTGCGCCCAACACGATGGACGTCTACCTCGACTTCTCCTGCCCGCACTGCAAGGCTTTCGAGGAGGAGCAGGCCTCGACAGTGCAGGAACTGATCGACTCCGGGGAGTACAAGGTCGCCTACCACCCACTGTCGTTCATGGTCCGTCCGGGCGCATCGGTGAATGCTGCCAATGCCTTTGCTTGCTCCGCCCAGCGCGGCTTCGGCCAGGCCTACATGGCCCAGCTGTTCGCCAATCAGGGCCTGAACTGGAGTGACAACCAGCTGGTCAGCCTTGCCGAGCAGGTCGGAGGTGACGCGGCCGGCGACGTCTCCGGTTGCATCACCCGCAAGCAGAACGGTGACTGGGTCGACGCGGTGAACAACGCCGAGAAGCCGGCCGACTTCACCGGTACCCCGGCGCTCTATGTGGGCGGGACGCAGGTCGAGTGGTTCGAGGGTCAGACCCCCGAACAGTTCACCGAAGCGGTACGTACCGCCACTGCGGCCTGA
- a CDS encoding HNH endonuclease signature motif containing protein, with product MASTRIVAQHAELRAATTRLWAALRDRLNGACAWVDTHPATDDLLAELPDPDRAVTGGEGTPLVDPASVPEFAALLGKPTGSGFRILAEAMELRHRLPRLWTRVQALEVAADDACRVAARTMSLDRPAADWVDQQLVHFAGTVSATQLDRTVEAARALAGEPQAAVESGLFVHLDHDTTSVNGRSRLHGELNLLDGLELDQALQHGAALQKFWGNPASLDVRRAHALAELARAQAMLPAPVAPKGTVAEELQPMGPEAGHEPVVESEGPPLRRPAPRPVTLHIVIPAGALPVDHDESGAGIGRIANTGSSITAEQVRLWCRVPGAKITVRPVIDLNDAEATDCYVPTARMREHVVLTNSTCIFPWCSTVAEQCDLDHIVAFDAGGPTSTDNLAPLCRRHHRAKTLHGWRYRHLAPRLFCWVSPAGHLYLRAGPMTHRLDRSSAGEDLGARPPGDPPAAPDTCAA from the coding sequence ATGGCCAGCACCCGGATCGTCGCCCAGCACGCGGAGTTGCGTGCTGCCACGACCCGTCTGTGGGCCGCCCTGCGTGATCGGCTCAACGGTGCCTGCGCCTGGGTGGACACCCATCCGGCGACCGATGATCTGCTGGCCGAGCTGCCCGATCCCGATCGTGCGGTGACCGGGGGAGAGGGGACCCCACTGGTCGATCCGGCCTCGGTCCCGGAGTTCGCCGCTCTGCTGGGCAAGCCGACCGGTTCCGGATTCCGGATCCTCGCCGAGGCGATGGAACTGCGACACCGGTTGCCCCGCCTGTGGACGCGGGTACAGGCACTCGAGGTTGCGGCCGATGACGCCTGCCGGGTGGCAGCCCGCACGATGTCCCTCGACCGCCCGGCAGCCGACTGGGTTGATCAACAACTCGTGCACTTCGCCGGCACCGTGTCGGCCACCCAACTCGATCGCACGGTCGAGGCTGCTCGAGCCCTCGCCGGTGAACCGCAGGCAGCGGTCGAGTCCGGGCTGTTCGTCCACCTCGACCATGACACGACCAGTGTCAACGGCCGTAGTCGACTGCATGGCGAGCTCAATCTGCTCGACGGTCTCGAACTCGACCAGGCACTGCAACACGGGGCGGCGCTGCAGAAGTTCTGGGGCAATCCGGCCTCATTGGATGTTCGCCGAGCTCACGCCCTGGCAGAGCTCGCGCGGGCACAGGCGATGCTGCCCGCCCCGGTCGCTCCGAAGGGCACTGTGGCCGAGGAACTGCAGCCGATGGGCCCCGAGGCGGGTCATGAACCGGTGGTCGAGAGTGAGGGCCCCCCGCTCCGTCGGCCTGCGCCGCGTCCGGTCACTCTCCACATCGTCATCCCCGCAGGTGCTCTGCCGGTCGACCACGACGAGTCCGGGGCAGGCATCGGTCGAATCGCCAATACCGGGTCATCGATCACCGCCGAGCAGGTGCGACTCTGGTGTCGCGTGCCCGGCGCCAAGATCACTGTGCGACCGGTGATCGATCTGAACGATGCCGAAGCCACCGACTGCTACGTACCGACGGCGCGGATGCGTGAACACGTCGTGCTCACCAACTCGACCTGCATCTTTCCGTGGTGCAGCACCGTTGCCGAGCAGTGCGATCTCGACCACATCGTCGCCTTCGACGCCGGAGGACCCACCAGCACCGACAACCTCGCTCCGTTGTGCCGCCGGCACCACCGAGCCAAGACCCTCCACGGCTGGCGCTACCGGCATCTCGCCCCTCGGTTGTTCTGCTGGGTCAGCCCAGCCGGTCACCTGTACCTGCGGGCTGGACCGATGACCCACCGGTTGGATCGGTCATCGGCCGGGGAAGACCTGGGTGCTCGGCCACCGGGCGATCCCCCAGCCGCACCCGACACCTGTGCTGCCTGA
- a CDS encoding DUF3883 domain-containing protein: MAEDWTLEEVERTVEVYFTMLGLELGGERYSKTEFRRQLRADLGNRRTEASFEFKFQNISAVLQDLGSETVDGYKPARNVQQLLREQVAEQYEKNHELRQAMLRAATEPASQGSVLSDPVDTPELIVPDTGFTPRAAMIDFAAVEAANRSLGLAGEHAVVDYERAVLCRGGRDDLAERVEHVSRTRGDGLGYDVLSFSGETGQERYLEVKTTRSSRYRPFLLTRNELAASEEWGEAFVLCRLFRFSETSAQQYRIVGPLGTGLELVPSTYLVYPHRGRSGRAS, encoded by the coding sequence GTGGCCGAGGACTGGACGCTCGAAGAGGTGGAGCGGACCGTCGAGGTCTACTTCACCATGCTCGGCCTGGAGCTGGGTGGGGAGCGGTACTCCAAGACCGAGTTCCGGCGTCAGCTGCGAGCCGATCTGGGAAATCGGCGAACCGAGGCCTCCTTCGAGTTCAAGTTCCAGAACATCTCCGCGGTGCTGCAGGACCTGGGCTCGGAGACCGTCGACGGTTACAAGCCGGCTCGCAATGTGCAGCAGTTGTTGCGTGAACAGGTGGCCGAGCAGTACGAGAAGAACCACGAGCTTCGCCAGGCCATGTTGCGGGCTGCAACCGAGCCTGCGAGCCAGGGGTCGGTGCTCTCGGATCCGGTCGACACCCCGGAGCTGATCGTGCCGGACACCGGGTTCACACCTCGCGCAGCCATGATCGACTTCGCGGCCGTGGAGGCAGCCAACCGGTCACTCGGGCTGGCCGGTGAGCACGCGGTGGTGGACTACGAGCGGGCAGTGCTTTGCCGGGGTGGCAGGGACGATCTCGCCGAGCGCGTCGAACATGTCTCCCGTACCCGTGGTGACGGTCTGGGCTACGACGTCCTGTCGTTCTCCGGTGAGACCGGGCAGGAGCGCTACCTGGAGGTGAAGACCACCCGCTCCTCCCGGTACCGGCCGTTCCTGCTGACGCGCAACGAACTGGCCGCCTCCGAGGAGTGGGGTGAGGCCTTTGTGCTGTGCCGGCTGTTCCGCTTCTCCGAAACCTCGGCCCAGCAGTACCGGATCGTCGGGCCGTTGGGAACCGGGCTGGAGCTGGTGCCCTCGACGTATCTGGTCTATCCGCACCGAGGCCGGTCCGGTCGGGCTTCCTGA
- the trpA gene encoding tryptophan synthase subunit alpha, translating to MSIETGTAVTAAEFQPGHSGKVLQQAAAEGRKALVGFYHVGFPEVHASLDAISVIAGGGGEGPGVDIVEIGMPYSDPVMDGPTIQRAATTALANGVRTRDALVAAETVAQQGKSPLVMTYWNLIEQYGVEAFARDFANAGGHGLITPDLTPDEAQEWIAASEAHGLDRIFLVAPSSTDERISLTVRACRGWVYATSVMGVTGTRTSTSSLAPALVGRVRSLVPDALVGVGLGVSDGEQAAEVAGFADAVIVGSALVKTGLTEKSRPEQLADLAKLTAELAEGVRRG from the coding sequence ATGAGCATCGAGACCGGGACCGCGGTGACGGCGGCGGAGTTCCAGCCGGGCCACAGCGGGAAGGTGCTGCAGCAGGCGGCTGCCGAGGGGCGCAAGGCCCTGGTGGGCTTCTACCACGTCGGTTTCCCCGAGGTGCATGCCTCGCTGGACGCGATCAGCGTGATCGCCGGCGGCGGGGGCGAGGGTCCGGGTGTCGACATCGTGGAGATCGGTATGCCGTACTCCGATCCGGTGATGGACGGCCCAACCATCCAGCGCGCAGCGACGACGGCGTTGGCGAACGGGGTACGTACCCGCGATGCCCTGGTGGCCGCCGAAACCGTTGCCCAGCAGGGGAAGTCGCCGTTGGTGATGACCTATTGGAATCTGATCGAGCAGTACGGGGTGGAGGCCTTCGCCCGTGACTTCGCCAATGCCGGCGGTCACGGACTGATCACCCCGGACCTGACCCCGGACGAGGCGCAGGAGTGGATCGCCGCCTCCGAGGCGCACGGTCTGGACCGGATCTTCCTGGTCGCCCCGTCGTCGACCGATGAGCGGATCAGCCTGACCGTCCGCGCCTGCCGGGGATGGGTCTATGCCACCTCGGTGATGGGCGTGACCGGTACCCGGACCAGCACCTCCTCGCTGGCGCCCGCATTGGTCGGGCGGGTGCGCTCGCTCGTACCCGATGCCCTGGTCGGCGTCGGCCTGGGCGTCTCCGACGGTGAGCAGGCCGCCGAGGTGGCCGGTTTCGCCGATGCGGTGATCGTCGGTTCGGCGCTGGTGAAGACCGGCCTGACCGAGAAGTCACGCCCGGAGCAGCTGGCCGATCTGGCGAAGCTGACCGCGGAGTTGGCCGAAGGAGTACGCCGCGGCTGA